The genomic region GCTCGCAACTGTCGTAGTTCTGCAAGGCGTCCCGATGCTTCGAGAGCGTAGATGGCCCCTCGCGCATGGCGGGCATCACCCAGGAGCGACTCGGCGCGTTGAGTTAGCTCCCCGCCTTCAACAACGTCAAGGGGGTCAAGGAACACAAGGTGCGCTATCTCCCAGCGATCCTTCCCTGCACCGAATCTGTACAGGTGGCGTTGGTGGAACTGCCGTTCAAGCGCGGCGCGGTCCTTCTTGTACTTGAGGTGAGCGTAGAAGTTCAGGTCCCTTCCGTATCGGAGGTTGAACGCTGCACCCAGGAACGGCCACCGATCCTTATAGAACGATCGTGATCCAAGGCCCAGCTCTTCTCTCGTCTCGCGGTACATAGTCGTCCGAAGGGAGCGACGGAATAGTCCTCTCCGCCACCAACGGAGATCCCCCCAATCTGCCGCGCCTCCGCTGCTGCAGCCGACCCCACCCCTAGCTGCCTGCACACGGTCGGAGCGTCGCTGGAGAACGATGAAGCCGTCAGCTGTGGTCACTAGCGTCGACACCCCGACCATCATTGAGTAGTACGCCGCGGCGTCTTCGCCCGAGGGCAGGTCAACTTGACGGAGCGTCCACGCCGAACCCTCGAAGAACTCGCGCAGATATGGAAGCTGCCCTGGGACTTCGAGGTGAACGGACCCCTCGGCCAGTAGGTAGTCCTCGTACTTCACCTTGGCACACCGCATTCTCAGGCCCGCACGCGTCTTGACGCCCGACATCTGAGGTAAGTCTGCAAGCCGGACCTTCGCACCCCAGTTGAGGCCGGGTCCGTAGTAGCTCTTGCGCAGCTCGCGTCCGCGCCAGCGGGCATAAGCGTCCCAGCTAAAGGGTAGTACGTCGGATCGTTCCGAAGCTTGTGCAAGGTCTGGTTTCGGCGCCTTCCGAGCCAGGCTGCAATGGACGTCGAATTGAAGATCCTGCTCCGGGTGGATGAGGAACGAGATGGGCACATGGGCGTACGGCATTGACGCTTGGAGTACGGTCGGGTTCTTAGCTCGGCGGCGGTACTCGCTGGAAAGCTCCCGGTTGGTGCGATCGACCACCACGGTAGGCCCAAACCGAGGGTGGACGCCCGAGCGAACCACGCTCCACGCGTCCCGAATGCCTGTTCGGAGAAACTGGTACAAACCAAAGAGAATCCCTGTCGCGCCAGCCCCAGCAAGAAGACTCTCCGCCAACTGGAGCATGGTGCCTGAATCTCCCGTCGCGGGCGGGGTATGGCGGAGCAGAACGCTGAGACCAGACATGCTCAGCGATAGGGCGAGCAGGAAGACAAGGCCCACGCCGATAAGATGTAGCCGAGCGCTGAGTCGCGATCGTGGCGAGAGCAGCGGCGCTGTCGTTTCGGATGGTGCGACGCTTCGTGTGGCGGTGGGTGCCGAATACATGCTTGCCCGTACCCAGTCCTCCGGTTCCGCAACCGACCTCGCATGGCGTACGTATTCGAGGATTCTCTCGACGCATTGCTTGCAGCGCGCGCCCTCATTCTCGTGGTCGACCGCGCATTCAGAAGTGTTGAGGAAGAGTCCGCCCCCGTAGTACGGGAACGACCTAGCTTCGGCCCGCACCTGGGACTCAGTCAGATCGACGGCAGGGTGGCTCGCACGGCGCTCGCGAAACCTTTGCGCGGCGTCCTCTGCCGAGACGTAGCACTCAACCAGGAAGAGCTTCGCTCTGTGTTTCTGAGCGATGCCAACGATTCCCGAACGGTGATACCACGGGGCGTAGGTCGCGTCGACGATCACAGCGACCGCCCTCCCGCTGGCGAGCTCCATGTCAGCAAGGCGATGCATCTGCCCATAGCTGAGATTGCGAACGCGTTTGCTGTGGTCCGAATCACTCAGAATGTCTCTTCGTATCTCATCCATCTCAAGGTGCGTTGCAGCCACATCGAGGCCCGCCTGGACCTGGCATGCGAGCGATGACTTCCCCGACAAGGAAGGACCAGAGAACACGATGACCCGCCGCCCGCCAGGAGCCACCCCCGATCCATCACCGGTCACCGAGGCACCGTCGCGGGGCATTTGACCTTGGCGTCGGCGTACGAGCGAGCGAGCGACGCCAGCTATCGCTCGCCATATTCTCATTATGTACCTCAACACAAGGCCGACCTTACTTGTTGATGTTGTACCCCAGCCAACTCTCGTCCAAAGATCAGTCCATGGCGATCCTCAACGTCCTGTACCTGAGCGCGCGTGGTCGCGGAATGCCACGGTTCTCCCGACTCACGGACGGGTGTAGTTGGCGTTGCAGGTGAACGACCTGCGCTGCCACGGCGACGCCAAAGTCGAGCTGCTGACGAGGTTGATCTGCCCTTGCCGGTCGTCGAGTGCCCATTCGACGGCGACTTCGAATCTGCCCTCGTGGTCGAAGTCAGGGAACATCAGGTCTGCAGCACCACCCACGAGGACGGTTCTGCCTTCGACGTCGGCATGAGTACCGGCGATCCCGTCGCGGGAGGCGCGCCGCCGCGGGCCTGGGGCGATCCGAGCGCCGTGTGACGTCAGTGCCCAGTACGCAATGGTGGTTCGGCATCGCTGGCGGCTGCACTGGAATGGCAGCGGCGGCGTGGTACGGAGCGGGTCGAGGAGCACGTTGGGTTCTGGGTCGTCGATTAGCGCCGCCTCGGCGACGTCGTTGTTACGGAGCCATCGAATTACATCGTTGACATTTACCGTCTTGCTCGCGACAGTAACCAGTAATCGACCCGGTTATCACAATGGATGCCCGCCCGCAGTGCTGCGACTGCGGCATTTACGTGGCTCGTGGTCGCAGAAGGACTATGGCGCGACCTAGAGGGGCATCGTACTCGGCAGCCGGACCAAGTCGTTCTTCCGATCTGGGATAAATACAAGGCCAAGCGATTCGGGCCTAGCCTACCGTGGCCGGTGGAATCGGTAAGCGCCGCACAGATCGTTCTGAACGCTGCGGATCGAGACATCGTCGACGAGCCGATCCAAGCTGCCAACACCAACCGCCACGGGTTCCTTCATGGCAATGTCGCAGGGATCATCCGCATCCACCATGCGGTGAAAGTGTTCACACTGGTCGATGCACTCGTGGATATGGCTGAGGAGTACGCGAGTGATCTGCCTGACGAGCGGCGGCTGGAACGGGCGCCGTGGGAAGATTCGCCCGGCAGCATTATCCGCACACCGGTTCGTTACGGACCATTGCCCGGCATGTCCGCCTTGAACGACGAGTGAGCAACCTACGCGGCAAGGCAGGCCGCCCCCACTGGCGGGTCCGATTGGTCAGCTCTCTTAGTCGACCCTTTGCATCAATGTCACCGGGATTCTGAACTCGCCGCCCACCAGGTGAGGAGGGCGCGGCGAGCTATGTGCTCAAAGATGTGGAGATACATCGGGAGGTCTTCAGCCTTCCAGACGCTCTGACCGACAGCTGCGGCGAGACCCAAAGGTCGTTCCTCGGTGTTCGGATATCTGATCGGACCGTCAAGCAGCGGGCCAGGAAACGCCTTTCCGCCGTGCAGACTCTTGCTGCGGTATCCGTAGATCTGGCTCAGACCATGTCGCAGTTTGCTCCAATCGACCTGCATCGCCGGTTCTGGTCGGCTCTCCGGCGGAGGGGGTTTGAAAGCATCAAGGAAATCGAGGAACTTCCTTGTCGATCGAGTGACCTGGACAAGCTTCTCAGCCGCGTAGTCAACCAATTCAGCGCCGCCAGCTTGCTGGAGGCGCTCGAAGAGGCCTTGGTCCCAAGCTTCCAGATGCTCCGCCGGGTCGGCCTGCCCCTGCCACCAATGATCAGCGGCAGTCTCGACAGCTGACACGAACTTGAGCCATGCGTACTCGGGGTCGTCTTCGGCAACCCATAGGCCTGCTTGATACGCCCGTGCCGATCGGATCAGCGCGACCGCCGTCGACAGATCGAGGTCCGGATACGAGCCGAGCAGGTCCGCAACATCATTGAGCTGATGGGTACCCAGAGCCGAGGGCACAGCAGGTCGGTGAGACGCGGGCGGTATATAGGGCTGAACGTGTTTGTGGGAACGCGGTCGGCCCATGGGATCACCGTCTGCGTCGAAAGCGCGTGGCGTCCCACCCCTCTGTGTCAACCTGGGGTGAGGCGGGTTGATAGACGGAAATATTGTGCTTTGAGGGCGGGGAGGGATGTTCCCGATGAACACGGAAATGTTGCAGTCTGAGCAGCGACGCGGCGATGCTGGCGTCATGGAATCATCACATACCGATCCTGATCCTGAGGTTCCGGTGCGGGCCCGGCCGCCGCGGAGCTATTCGGCGAAGTACAAGGCCCGGATCCTTGCCGAGTATGAGGACCTGTCGAAGGGTGACAAGGGGGCGTTGTTGCGACGGGAGGGCCTGTACTCGTCGCTGATTTCGGAGTGGCGGAAACAACGTGACCGGGGAGCTCTCGAGGCGTTGTCGAAGTCGTCGGGTCGCCCACCGGCTGATCCGTTGGAGCGGGAGAACGTCCGGCTGGTCCGGGAGAACCGGCGTCTCGAAACGGATTTGGATAAGGCTCGCAGGGTGATCGAGGTGCAGGGGAAACTCTCGGCGTTGTTGGAGCAGCTCGCCACCGGCAGCGCCACCGAGACGAGGGGCGAGAAGCAATGATCGATGAGGCGATCGACGAGTTGGCGCCGGTGGTGGGGGTCACCGGGGCGTGTCTGGCGACGGGTCGGCCCCGTTCGACCCATTACCGCCGGCACCGGCAGAGCCCGCCACCGCCGAAACCCGAGCGGGTCCCGCAGCTCCAACCGCGGGCCCTTTCGGAGGTGGAACGCAAAGAGATACTGCGGGTGTTGCATGAACCCGACCATGTCGATGAGGCACCCGCAACGGTGTTCGCCAAGCTGCTCGACGAAGCAACCTATCTGGCGTCGGTATCGACCATGTACCGGATTCTGCGGGCCGAAGGAGAGGTGGGTGACCGGCGCCGCCACGCCACCCACCCTGCCCACAAGAAACCTGAACTGATCGCTGTGGCACCCAACGACGTGTGGAGTTGGGATATCACCAAACTGCTCGGCCCCCACAAGTGGAGCTACTACTACCTGTATGTGATCATCGATATCTACTCGCGGTATGTGCCCGGGTGGATGCTCGCCGACAAAGAGAACGGCCGGCTGGCCGAGCAGCTACTCGCCGAGACCACCGCCAAACAACACATCGAACGTGACCGGCTCACCATCCACGCCGACCGCGGTTCACCAATGGTCGCCAAACCCGTAGCGCATCTACTCGCCGACCTCGGAGTCACCAAGAGCCATTCCCGGCCGCATGTCAGCAACGACAACCCGTACTCGGAGAGCCAGTTCCGTACCCTCAAATATCGGCCCGAGTTCCCCGAACGCTTCGGCAGCATCCAAGACGCCCGCAGCTACTGCAACTGGTTCTTCGGCTGGTACAACAACCAGCACCGCCACTCCGGTATCGGGTTCCACACCCCCGCCGACGTCCACTACGGCCGGGCCGAAGCCATACAGCAACAACGAGCCCAGGTCCTCAACGCCGCCTACGCCGCCCACCCCGAACGATTCGTCCGGAAACCACCCCAACCACCGGCCCTACCCACCGCGGCCTGGATCAACCCGCCACCCGACAGCGAGGACAACACAACGACACAATGAAACCCCAACCAATCCGTCTCAAAAAGGTTGACAGGCACCGGTCGCTCGGCGAATGGTGCCAGCTGACGCGAAGCACGACCGCTGGAAGAGGGTCCCCGGGTCTATGAGGTTGGATTGGCACTGTATTGAGCAGCGAAAACGGCCCGAGTCCTCCGAGGATCTCGCCGGTCACGTGAGCGTCCGTGTAAAGCGTGTACTCCTCAACGCCGTGAACTGGTTCGCTCGCACGAAAGGCACGCCAGTTCTCATACGCGGTCAGATCTGAAGGGGGCTGCGGCATCTCGCCATCTTCGAACGTTTGGTTCACGGCCTGCCTCCCCTGCTAATCCGAGGCTCGTCGTCCATGTCATATCGAGTCAAGCGTATCCGTCGTTGAAGAGCTGCCACAGCACGAACGAGCCTCTGAGACGTGTGTCGTGTCAGTCTTGATCCCGCCTGCTGGCTCAGTCGCTGGCCAACTCGTCGAGTATGAGAAGGCCGAGCGCCACGAATCGGTCGACCGCGAGGTGTCGAGCGTGGCTCGGATCGACGGCTTCCTCCCTTCCACCAACACGAACGGTGTATGCGGCTGATTCACCGATCATCACACTCAGCGGCACGTGGCGGTGGACGAGAGCGTTGCGAACATCGATGAGTCGATCGACGTGTGCCGACCCATGCGTCTCGACAACCCACCGCTGCTGAGCGGGCGTCAATGAGTCGAGCACCGCTCGTGTGGTTGCTACCTCGCGGAGGTCAGGCTCTCGTTGCGTCCGTCCTGCAAGTGCTGCCAATGCAGCTGCACAGAGGTCGATTGAGGCGGCTGCAGACACGACCGTGAGCTGGAACCCACTGAGATACACGAACTGAGCGTCGTCCTCGAACGCGACGCTCAGCGAGGGTGCCTGGTCGTACATGCGGGCTCCCACCCCCGAGTAGCGAAGGTGAAAGCCCGCCTGAACGATCCGGTGTCCCGCCTGAGTCCCGGAGTACCCGTGCTTCGCAGACAGATTCGCCAGAAGCCCTGCTGCGAACCGGTGAGTCCGAGGTCCTTCCTCGATGCGGTGACCGCGGAACTCGTCGGGGATGTCATCAACTGAGAGCATGGATGCACCTCCTGGGCGGCGATTGCGAACAAGCGATCCCTCGGAGGCATTGCGCCTCGGTCTGTCGCTTGGGGGAGTTCGGCGGTTCGAGCATTGGGCACCAGAGTACGGGTCGGGTGTGACGGGTCGGGTGTAACCCCGTTCGCAGGGGTCGGCGACCGTGGCGCGCAGGATTCCGGTTTTTCGTTCCTATGTCTCCCTTCCCCTCAAGACTGAACCAGGCTTTCGCCCGTCGCTCCGCTTGGTCGATGCCTATCGTTGCGTGTCGTACTTCCGGCGCTTGGCCCGCCTTACTTGCCAAGGGGCTGGCGGCGACGGGGCTCGGGCCTGACGTGTGGTGAGCATTGCTCCATCGCGCTGTCCGTGGACTGTCCGTCAAGTGTCCGTCAGAGGACCGAAAACGACCAAAGACTACGAGAGGTGACAACAGACGAAATCCCTTGCCATGTGGGGGTTTTCGCCCAAATCGCCTGTGCTGCCAAGACCCTTGTTCTGCCTTCACACGGCAGAGGCCACTGGTTCGATCCCAGTAGCGCCCACTCGGAAACCGTTGCGCCGCAACGGTTTCTGGCGTTTCTGAGAGCGCGAAATCCAACGGTGGCTCCGCTAGGACGCGCATGGGACGCGTTTTGTCTCGAGCTACTCCTCAACTCTGGCCGCCGCGACCGCATCGTGACGACGTCCGGATGCGCCTCGTGGACGGCCTCTCGTGCTCCGTCACATGGACGGTGGCATGATCGAGTTCTCGATACTCGGACCGCTGCTGGTACTGGCCGATTCTGTTGAGGTCTCGATTACGTCGCCACTTCAACGGGCGTTACTGGTTCGGCTGCTTCTCGAGCCGGGCAAGGTGGTATCAGTGGATCGCCTCGTTGAGGATCTCTGGGGTGACGCCCAGCCGGCCAATCCTGCAAATGCGCTGCGCTATCACGTGTGGCAGCTTCGGGACGCGCTCGAGCCCGACCGGCCGCGACGGTCCGAGGGCGGCTATGTCCGCACCAGGGCGCCGGGGTACTACCTCGATCAGGAGCAAGCATCGATTGACGCCGTCGAGTTTGAGCGACTGGCGGTTGCGGGGCGTGCGATGGTGGAGGACGAGCCTGAACGCGCTGCGGAGCTCCTCGAGGACGCACTCGGATTGTGGCGGGGGGAGGCACTCGCGGACGTTGCCGACTGCGAGTTCGCCCACGATGTGCGCCTGAGGTTGGAGGAACGCCGGTTATTGGCGGTTGAGGACCGGGTCGCTGCCAGATTGGCGTGCGGTGCTGCAACGGATCTGGTCCCGGAGTTGGAGCAGCTTGCGGGCAAGCATCCGTGGCGTGAGCGCCTTCGCGGGCAGTTGATGGTGGCGCTATATCGGTCGGGGCGTCAGGCCGATGCCCTGGCGGCGTTCCGTGACGCCCGCAGGTTGTTTGGTGAGGAGTTGGGTATCGAGCCATCTCCGGAGCTCGCGGCGATCGAGGAACGGGTGCTCTTGCACGACACCGAGCTGGCTGCGCCACTCGGGACAGGCCGGCCGGGGTCCAACCTCCCGGAGCCGTTGACGTCGTTCATCGGACGGGACAGTGAACTCACTCAGCTTCAACGGCTGCTCGGAGAACGACGTCTCGTCACCCTGGTGGGCTCGCCGGGAGTAGGGAAGACTCGCTTGGGTATCCAAGCTGCAAGGCGCATGACGCACGGAGAACGGCATGTTGCGACGTGGATCGACCTCGTACCTATCCGCAGCAGAGATGACCTCATCCAAGCTATCGCTGACGCGCTGGAGCTCTCACGTCCGGCCGCCCAAGCAGGCGGGGATGCAACACCCATGACGGAGGTCTCGGTTCTCGAATCGCTTCGTCGGCGACCCAGACTGTTGGTCCTGGATAACTGTGAGCACGTCGTCGATCTCGTTCGCGACGTGGCTGGGGCCTTGCTGGCCGCTTCGTCCGGGACGCGGATCCTCGCCACCAGTCGTCGACCACTTAACGAGGCGGCCGAGGTGATCTTCGAGGTAACACCCCTGCACGTGATTGATCCGGTCGACTTGGGAGACGACGGTTGGCGGCGCCTGCTGGCCACAGAGTCGGGCGCCTTGTTCATGGAACGCGCCTCGGATGCCGGCGCCCGCTTCACCAAGACGCGGGCATCGGCGGCTCAGATCGCCGAACTCTGCCAACGACTCGATGGCTTGCCTTTGGCGCTGGAGTTGGCAGCCACTCGCGCCCGGTCGATTGGTCCTGCCGATCTCCTCAGTCATCTCGGCGAACGTTTCGAGCTTCTCAACGGATCACCCGCTGATCCATCAGGCAAGGGGACGCTGTGGAGCGCCCTCGAGTGGAGTTATGACCTCCTCGAAGCCGACGAGGCGACGGCGCTCTGTTGGCTATCGGTCTTCGTTGGAGCGTTCGATCTGGAAGCAGGGACTGCGTTGATAGGTGCTGCCGGGGACACGCCGGCGTCTCGGTACAGCCTGGTCTCACAACTGGTCGACCACTCCCTGCTGGTGGCCGAACCAGCCGAGGGTGGGAAGCGTCGCTTCCGCTTGCTCGATTCGGTCCGCGACTTCGCCCTCGAGAAAGTCAAGCAGCGCGGCGAGACATCCGCCGCAGAATCAGCACACACCAGATATGTCGCTCGTCTCGCGGAGCAAGCTTGGGGAGCTCGCGCCGATCGAGAACTTCGAGAGGAGCTCCACCAGCGGCTCGATTCGGTCAGGTTCGACGTGAGAGCCGTCATTGACCGCCTACTCGCTTCCGGAGACGCCTGCCGTGCGATCGGTGTGGCCGGGGCCCTTGGTGAGTACTGGCGCGCGAGACGTTCATACGGAGATGCGATTGCCATATGCCGCGCCATCGGCGAAGACTGCCTCGGGGGCGACGTCCGTCTCGTTGCCCGCTTCTTGAACGGATGGGCTGAAGCTGAAGCGGTGATGATGCAGCCGCAGAAAGCCCAAGACCTTTGGAGGCGGGCCTACCCCCTGGCCGAGTCGGCCGGGGAGTGGTCCCTTGCTGCCGCTGCGCTCGTCGGAACGACGATGTGGCCGGGCCTCCACAGCCCGTGGGAACCGCGATTCGATGGAGTGTGGATGCGTGCTGTGGACTGCTATCGCCGGGCTGATGACGTCCTGGGAGAGGCCCGGGCGTACAACGAACGCGGCTTCAGAGAATTGGTAGCCGGCGACTTCGACCAAGCGTCGACCCACCTCGAGAGCGCACGTGCGCTCTTCGAGCAGGCCGAGGATGACGATGGAGTCCTAGAAGCGTTGGGGGATCTTGCGATGACCGCTCGGAACGCTGGCGACCTCGCAACCGCGCGCGCCACCGTTGAGCGGGGATTGGCGGTCATCACTGATCGGCCGGACGACGCTCGCAGACCGCGCCTACTCGTGGAATCAGCAGAGATCGCAATGGAAGAGGGCAAGCCCGACGCTGCCGTGAACCACTTGTTGCTGGCCCTGGCCATTGAGGACGAGTGCGCACCTGGAACGTTCTTCGCCAACACGCTTCGCTGTCTGCTGGGCTGGGCGCTGAGGGCATGCGGTCGCCACCGAGATGCGCTCGACCACATGACCTCAGCGATCCGGTTCTGCATCCGCTCGCCGTGGGCCGACCCCGACAAGTCGGGTCACGCTGCATGGCTACTCGAGTCGGTCGCCGGCCTCTGCGCCGAAGCGTTCGCCCCGGCCCTCGCTGCGACGCTCTTCGGTGCAGCGGAGGCTGGTCGGCGACGGGTCGGCGCACGAATGCCGGCCTGGGACCGGTCCCGGTATGACGCCGACGTTGCCCGTCTCAGGAAGCGCCTCAAACCAAACGAGCTCGAGAGCGCCTGGGAGAAGGGCGCGAGGCTGTCGGTCGAGACCGCCGCCCACCTTGCGATATCCGAACTGACCCCCTTCCTCGCCGTTTCGGGCTGACACCGCCCACTCGCTTTACGATTCGGGCCAGATAGCCGCCAGATAGCGGCCAGATGCCTCCACCGCACGGTGGAGGCATGAAGAGAATCATCGCCTTCCTCATCACAGCGGCTCTCCTCACCCCGGTTGGGGCGCAACCGGCCGCATCGAAAGTCACCGATCCAGCGCTTGCACTGACACTCACGCCATACCTGACCGAAGCTAGCCACGCATCCGCACTGGAGTTCGAGACAGTACCCAAGGAGCCGGTTCATAGCCCCGTCGACCCAGAAGCCGCTGCGCTGATGACGTGGGCGCGGACGAGATTCGAAGCCGCCGGCCTGACACTGCCCGACGTCACACTCTTCGTGCACGAGAGCCGCGACTCGTGCGACGGCAACGTCGGGCTCTTCAAAGGCTCCGACGCTGGCGGCGAGGTTCACCTCTGCACCGAAGACATGAACCTCGTCAAGCGCAGGACGCTGCTCCATGAACTAGGCCACGCATGGACCCTGCAGCACCTCTCAGGCGAAGACATCTCGTCCTTCCTGGCGTTGCGCGGTCTCGAGCACTGGAGCGAACCCGCACCGTGGTATCACCGAGGCATTGAGCACGCCGCCGAGATCATGGCATGGGGTTTGTACGACACAGAACTTCGCGTGGTCACGATCGAGCCCAGCGACCCAGCAAGCCTGAGGATCGCTTTCCGCTTCCTGACCGGGGCTGATCCCATCTGCGGCGAGAATTGACCAGGCAGAACGGCTCCCGTTCCACTCGCGGCTCTTGAGCCAGCCGCCTCCGCAACACCACCTCGGCGCAGTGGTCGCGAGGCTTGGCAGACTCAGTTGCCAAGACGGAGCACGGTGCTACGTGCATCCCTGCTTAGCGTGCGTGAAGCCAGCTGGGCCTCAAGGCGCTCTGCTGCGGCCTCGTCGGCGCCTTCGTAGAGATGGCCGTACACGTCCAGAACTGTGCGTACCGAGGTGTGGCCTAGCCGGTCGGCGATCACCTTCGGGTGTTCGCCCTGGGCGATGAGGAGCGCTACCTGGGATCGGCGCAGCGTGTG from Acidimicrobiia bacterium harbors:
- a CDS encoding IS3 family transposase (programmed frameshift), which gives rise to MESSHTDPDPEVPVRARPPRSYSAKYKARILAEYEDLSKGDKGALLRREGLYSSLISEWRKQRDRGALEALSKSSGRPPADPLERENVRLVRENRRLETDLDKARRVIEVQGKPLGVVGAARHRQRHRDEGREAMIDEAIDELAPVVGVTGACLATGRPRSTHYRRHRQSPPPPKPERVPQLQPRALSEVERKEILRVLHEPDHVDEAPATVFAKLLDEATYLASVSTMYRILRAEGEVGDRRRHATHPAHKKPELIAVAPNDVWSWDITKLLGPHKWSYYYLYVIIDIYSRYVPGWMLADKENGRLAEQLLAETTAKQHIERDRLTIHADRGSPMVAKPVAHLLADLGVTKSHSRPHVSNDNPYSESQFRTLKYRPEFPERFGSIQDARSYCNWFFGWYNNQHRHSGIGFHTPADVHYGRAEAIQQQRAQVLNAAYAAHPERFVRKPPQPPALPTAAWINPPPDSEDNTTTQ
- a CDS encoding NUDIX hydrolase, giving the protein MVDRTNRELSSEYRRRAKNPTVLQASMPYAHVPISFLIHPEQDLQFDVHCSLARKAPKPDLAQASERSDVLPFSWDAYARWRGRELRKSYYGPGLNWGAKVRLADLPQMSGVKTRAGLRMRCAKVKYEDYLLAEGSVHLEVPGQLPYLREFFEGSAWTLRQVDLPSGEDAAAYYSMMVGVSTLVTTADGFIVLQRRSDRVQAARGGVGCSSGGAADWGDLRWWRRGLFRRSLRTTMYRETREELGLGSRSFYKDRWPFLGAAFNLRYGRDLNFYAHLKYKKDRAALERQFHQRHLYRFGAGKDRWEIAHLVFLDPLDVVEGGELTQRAESLLGDARHARGAIYALEASGRLAELRQLRAPGRR
- a CDS encoding BTAD domain-containing putative transcriptional regulator encodes the protein MLRHMDGGMIEFSILGPLLVLADSVEVSITSPLQRALLVRLLLEPGKVVSVDRLVEDLWGDAQPANPANALRYHVWQLRDALEPDRPRRSEGGYVRTRAPGYYLDQEQASIDAVEFERLAVAGRAMVEDEPERAAELLEDALGLWRGEALADVADCEFAHDVRLRLEERRLLAVEDRVAARLACGAATDLVPELEQLAGKHPWRERLRGQLMVALYRSGRQADALAAFRDARRLFGEELGIEPSPELAAIEERVLLHDTELAAPLGTGRPGSNLPEPLTSFIGRDSELTQLQRLLGERRLVTLVGSPGVGKTRLGIQAARRMTHGERHVATWIDLVPIRSRDDLIQAIADALELSRPAAQAGGDATPMTEVSVLESLRRRPRLLVLDNCEHVVDLVRDVAGALLAASSGTRILATSRRPLNEAAEVIFEVTPLHVIDPVDLGDDGWRRLLATESGALFMERASDAGARFTKTRASAAQIAELCQRLDGLPLALELAATRARSIGPADLLSHLGERFELLNGSPADPSGKGTLWSALEWSYDLLEADEATALCWLSVFVGAFDLEAGTALIGAAGDTPASRYSLVSQLVDHSLLVAEPAEGGKRRFRLLDSVRDFALEKVKQRGETSAAESAHTRYVARLAEQAWGARADRELREELHQRLDSVRFDVRAVIDRLLASGDACRAIGVAGALGEYWRARRSYGDAIAICRAIGEDCLGGDVRLVARFLNGWAEAEAVMMQPQKAQDLWRRAYPLAESAGEWSLAAAALVGTTMWPGLHSPWEPRFDGVWMRAVDCYRRADDVLGEARAYNERGFRELVAGDFDQASTHLESARALFEQAEDDDGVLEALGDLAMTARNAGDLATARATVERGLAVITDRPDDARRPRLLVESAEIAMEEGKPDAAVNHLLLALAIEDECAPGTFFANTLRCLLGWALRACGRHRDALDHMTSAIRFCIRSPWADPDKSGHAAWLLESVAGLCAEAFAPALAATLFGAAEAGRRRVGARMPAWDRSRYDADVARLRKRLKPNELESAWEKGARLSVETAAHLAISELTPFLAVSG